Sequence from the Bacillus sp. BGMRC 2118 genome:
GCGACATTGTTTAGGTCCATAGATGTCACACGGAACATTTCCCCTGCGCCCTCCGTATCACTTCCAGTAATAATCGGCGTATGTACGTATACAAATCCCTTTTCTTGAAAGAATTGATGGATTGCATAAGATGCAAGAGATCTTACTCTGAAAACAGCTGAGAACGAATTCGCTCTAGGACGTAAATGAGCAATAGTTCTTAAATATTCAAGAGAATGTCTCTTTTTTTGCAGAGGATAATCTGCATTTGATAATCCTTCAATGACAATTCTTGTAGCTTTAATTTCAAAAGGCTGCTTCATTTCAGGAGTTGGAATAAACTCTCCTTCAACTAAAACAGAAGAGCTAATCGGTAGCTTTGTAATTTCTTTGAAGTTATCAAGTGTATCTTCAAAAACGATTTGTACGCTTTTAAAGAATGTTCCGTCGTTTAACTCCATAAAGCCAATCGTTTTGGAATCCCGAAGTGTGCGAATCCAGCCTGAGATTTGAACGGATTTCTCTTTGTAATTTTCTTGATTTCTGTATAAATCTTTTACTACAGTCTTAATCATAATGTTCCTCCATAAAGTGTTTTTCTCATAAAAAAAAGCCTTCTATCCCTATTTAATGAAAGGGACGAAAGACTATCTTCCGCGGTACCACCCAAATTGTCATTTACTATGACCAACTTTTAAGCTACAATTGCTAACCCAGTCATAACGTCCTGGTAACGTCTAAGCCTACTAGGATAATCCCTTTCGGTTAGATCTCAAAGGTGTTCTTCATTCATGCTTCATCACCAGGCTTCCACCATCCCCAGCTCGCTATCGAATATAGCAAAAACTACTTTCCTCATCATCGATTTAAAATATATGTAATTACTTATTTTTACTATAATTTATCATATAACAAATTCCTTTGTCTAGTTGCTCCTAAAGTTATAGGATGGATTAAGATGGTTCTAGCCTTACAGCTTACTAACATCTATCGCTTGAGTTGTTGAGCTATATATCTTAAATCAAAAAATACACACAACTCTAAACAAATCAAACTAAACAACAAAAAATAAATGAAACCATTTTTCATTCAGTAATGTCTTATTAGTAAAGAAAGGGGGCGACGTAATGGAAGCTATAGTGAATAGTCCTTTACCAACAGAAGTATCTATTAATGAAATTATGGAAGTCTATTATAAGGATGTTTACCTTTTAGCCTATTCGTTTGTCAAAGACCAACAAATAGCAGAAGATATCGCGCAAGATGTCTTTATCAAATGCTACAAATATTTAAATTCCTATCGTGGGGAAGCACCGATAAAATCCTGGATATGTACCATTACAGTAAACACAGCCAAAGATTACTTAAGAAAGAAAAAAGTAAATGTTTTTACTTACTCTAAACAAATTTTAGAAGAATTACTGAGTACTGAAAGTGCAGAGGTGGTCTTTGAAAAGAATAATGAAAAGGATGTCCTCTTACAAAAAGTATTAGCACTTCCATTCAAATATCGAGAGGTTATCATTCTTCATTATTTCTATGATTTAAAAATTAGTGAAGTAGGGACAATGTTAGAACTGAAAGAGAATACAGTTAAGACGAGACTATCAAGAGGAAGAGATTTACTGAAAAAACAATTAAAACGAGAGGGTGGGTATTTTGGACGATAAATTAAAGGAACTAAAAGGTTTTTATGAAGAGAAGTATTGCCCAGATCGTTTTAAAGAAGCAAATATAGAAAAGATTAATCAACAGATAAGCATAATGGAAAATGTCACACCGATGAAAACGATGAACAGAAACCCATCCAAGAAGAGGCAGTTTCGATTGGCATACAGCTTCTTAGCAGCAGTACTAGCATTAGGAGTATTTATTGGTTCTGCAGCTGTTTCACCTGTAATGGCAGATGTACTGACAAAGTTACCTTTTTTTGAAAAGTTATTTGCAAGTCATAAGAATGGTTTACCAATTTTTCCTGAGGCTCTTGATCATATACGTTATAAGATTGAAAAAGAGGGATATAGCATAGGTACTATGGGATATTCACCACAAAGCAAATCAGTAGAAATGAGTTTAGTTGTTTCAAAAGAGCAATATGCAGAAGCCAAAGAGGTTGCAATAAACATAACAACGCAATTTTTAAAAGAAAATGGTTTAGGAAAAATTAAGGTTAGTGTGATGCGGGATACAATATATGAATATAACCTTGAATCAGAGACTGGTCGATTGCAAATGGAATTACAACAAGTGTTAGGTATGAAGAGCTTCCATGATACACATATTTTAATCGAAAAAACGATAGTTACTGTTTCATACAAGAAAAATAAGGACTATGATCAAGAAGAAATAAGAAATATAGTAACGGGTTATTTTAAAAACCAAACTGAAACAGGATATACAGTAACATTTAAAACATATAATCATGATAGCTACATTTCTGGGGAAACTGTATGGTCGTCGATGTTTGTACCATTGGAAATGGGATTAGTTAACGTGGAAGAATACAAGTTTTCTAGTATCTCGCATAAGTATACTTCAGAAAAATGTACCATTATCATTCATACAAAGTTAACGAAAGATGACAAAGGTACAATAAAAGAATTAGAGAATTCTATCGTAGATTTTATTATAAAAGCAAAAGTACCTGAAAAAACAAATAATCAAAACTATGAGATTATCATAAAAGGGAAAGGTAATAAACGATTAAATTAATGCAATAACAGGTCCATCCCTATTATCTTGGACCTTCTACATAGTTTTTAGTGAATTTATTTAATAATTCGTCAAAAAAGGATTGTCCCAATAATAAGACAATCCTTTTTATATTTACTAATCTAATTCAACCGTTTCATTCACATCAGTAGATTCTGAACTTTGTCCAGTCATGCGCTTATACATAAAAGCAATCTTCTTGTTGAAATTACCTGTATCCCAATATTCTGCAGCTTCTGCTTTGATTTTTATCAAAACCACGTTAGGATCATCATAGGAAGTTTGCATAATATTCTCGTATGCTTTGTTCCACAGTTCCCTTTTCTTTTCTATATCTTCAACAATTTCTGCTCTACCACGCACTGAAACATAGGATTTACCTGCGTAAGCTACATTCACATCTTGGTCATG
This genomic interval carries:
- a CDS encoding sigma-70 family RNA polymerase sigma factor, with protein sequence MEAIVNSPLPTEVSINEIMEVYYKDVYLLAYSFVKDQQIAEDIAQDVFIKCYKYLNSYRGEAPIKSWICTITVNTAKDYLRKKKVNVFTYSKQILEELLSTESAEVVFEKNNEKDVLLQKVLALPFKYREVIILHYFYDLKISEVGTMLELKENTVKTRLSRGRDLLKKQLKREGGYFGR
- a CDS encoding pyridoxamine 5'-phosphate oxidase family protein, with product MPISVKQEEIETLRELIKDVDTAMLTTVTEEGLVSRPMKTQEVEFDGDLWFFTKKSTNKYEEITHDQDVNVAYAGKSYVSVRGRAEIVEDIEKKRELWNKAYENIMQTSYDDPNVVLIKIKAEAAEYWDTGNFNKKIAFMYKRMTGQSSESTDVNETVELD